TAGGTTTTGGTTTAGGTATCGGTTGTATAGATCGCTTTTGTTGAGGCTAGAAATTCGAAAGGAGTTGGAGATGATATTATATACTGTGTGTGACTTGAGAAGCAAGTAAACTTAAAAGTATTAGTGACGTGAATTTATTTAGTGAAATTGTATACGAAACCTTTCATTTGAATTTTAAATTGGTTTATAAGTTATAAACTTAATTCAGGTTATTTATGTAGTTTTACTTTATCTTATTGTTTTGATTTTGCTTGTTTGTTTAATCTGCAATTGACTTGATGATAGAGTTCCGGAAAGTCTTCGGTGTTGGAGAGTATTGTAGGGAGAGACTTTCTTCCTAGAGGATCTGGTTAGTtgtttattttatattattatatacgTATTTATATGGTTTTATTATTAAATTTGTAGTGTTTGTTGATGCATATAATCTGTATTACGTATTTATTCCAGGGATTGTCACGAGGCGTCCTCTGGTGTTGCAATTGCACCAGACAGATGGCAGGCAAGAAGAGTATGCTGAGTTTGGTCATTTGCCCCGTAGGCGATTCACTGATTTTTGTATGTGAAGTTACTGATACTGATTATTGTAATTTTGTTTGAATTTGAATGTGtataaacatgttttattcaaCTTCAAAAAGTGTATGTTTTTCACTTAATAAATTTAGTTTAAAATATTAGTATTTTACTTTAACTAATGTTTACTGTACATTTTTTTTATGTTAGTGTAAGACGCGAATGTGTTTCTAATTTCTAAACCTATTTGCAGCTTTGGTTCGTAAAGAAATTCAAGATGAAACAGACAGAATCACAGGGAAGACTAAACAAATATCTCCGATCCCAATTCATCTCAGTATATACTCGCCAAAAGGTGTGTCTTTTAAATATACATCATGTAGACTTGTTGTACTAGTGCTGCTGTTCTAAGTGCTTGTTATGAGCTACCGCTGGTTTCGATctacttatattatttttaacgTCTCAACATTGTTTTCTTGTTCTTCCAGTTGTGAACTTAACCTTAATTGATTTACCGGGGCTGACGAAAGTTGCTGTTGGTATGTTCTGCCTACCTTTTCTCATACTTATCAGATTATATTGTTGCCCTGAGCTTCATCTGATATGAAGATCCTTGTTCTTTTCAGAGGGACAGTCTGAAACTATAGTcgaagatattgaaaatatggttcGACTTTATGTTGAGAAGGTAAGGctgttttatgttgtttatctGTGACCAGTATTACTGattatttttttctatgtatGTACGTGCATGTTTTTTTGAGTAAAATAAAAATCTAATTATGCTTTGCATCAGCTATACCAAGTCATAGATGACAATTGACTATATGTAATCAATATGGCGTTGTACTTGTATTTTAATGCGAGTGCATGATAATTTTGTATTTGCGTTTTGTGATGaattttaaaataaacattttatCTGGTCTTTCGAATTATCAGATTATTAATATTTTAGACAAAATCACAAAATCTAATATTAATAATTTGGATAAagattaataaacaaataataaaataacCGTTTTTGTTCAAATTGATATATGATTAATGTCCAAATGTTGAAAATGTTTCTTAATATGGATGAAGTGGTAAAACCTATGGACTGGAATCTGAGTTATTAGTTTCGTTCAATATCTAAAATGTAATTGTTTTTTACAGCCTAACTCCATCATACTGGCAATATCTCCTGCTAATCAGGATATTGCCACATCGGATGCAATTAAACTTGCCAAAGAAGTGGACCCCACAGGTATCTTTACGGTCACTACTTGCAGGAAAATGTCTTCTTTCATACTTTTGTTATCGTCTTAGGCATTTCTTAACTTGATAGGCGAACGGACATTTGGTGTGCTGACAAAGCTTGATCTGATGGACAAAGGAACTAACGCTTTGGATGTGAGATATTATCACTATGATTTATgctttattatttaattattattatttcgcTGATGTTGATACTGTTTTTAAAGGTCCTTGAAGGCAGAGCTTATCGTCTACAGCATCCTTGGGTTGGAATCGTGAACAGATCTCAAGCTGATATTAACAAAAATACAGATATGTTGTATGCAAGGCGAAGGGAGCGTGAGTATTTTGCTACAAGTCCTGACTACGGTCATCTGGCCAATAAAATGGGTTCCGAGTATTTGGCAAAACTTTTATCTGAGGTAATATTATTCATTGACATTTAGTTTTGTATGTTTTCTCGTCAAAGGTGTAAGTTTAATATTTGTAGCTTCTTTCTCCTATGTAGCATTTGGAAAGggtaatcaaatcaaaattacCAGGCATTGTTTCCATGATCAACAAAGGTATCGAGGAGATGGAAGCAGAGTTGGACCGTCTTGGGAGGCCAATTGCAGTAGATGCAGGGGtcagtgttttttttttgtttttctaaaatCTGTGTGTGATTTGTAGAAAAGGTAATATAGTTATCTTTAATTCCCTGATTGATCTTTCAGGCACAATTATACACCATCTTGGAACTTTGTCGTgcttttgacaaaatctttaagGAGCATCTAGATGGAGGGTAAGCATAGTTCTTGACATTTaagtagacctggcaaacgggtcgggtcgggttgggtcatgggtcagaacgggttagggtcaaaacgggtcaattaaaaaaagggttgttttggttcgggtcaaaacgggttcgggttgaaATGGGTCcagggtcagaacgggtttcgggttgggtcgggtcgggtcgggtcggtcaGTTAAAAAACACTTCTTTATAAAAGGATTGTACATCAAGGGGGCAATGTTTTCGGGTTAAAGGGTCCGGGTTGGTTCGGGTTGAGTACGGTTAATACTTTTTGACACCAATCAATCCATGCTTATTGTTTCATGAATCGTGGAATTGGCTGAGGCTGAATCCATGGATATATAACATAAAATCATCCAATGTACAAGAAGCGCGCCTCATACCTGCGTCACAAGCCGTTCTTTAGAAGCTCAACGACATGCAACTAAGGCACTCTGCTGCACCTTTTAAAACACAAACTTCAAACCAACAAAATAGGAACTCAGCATGCCAGTTTGTGATTCATGAATCATCTTTATATCATTGAAAAAAACAATACAAACTAACGAAATTGATTTCAAACAAAGATCATATCAACTATGTTTAGAAGCAGAAACATCAGTTAACTAATCTAAACAGAGATCACATTGAAGATGTCTGAAGTTTACTAACAGAATCATAATAACATAATATATTACTACTACTTGATTTAGCATTATAAAATTAGATTAAGCATACTGGATCATATCAACAAGAACAATGTCAACATGTTACTCCAGAGATGACATTATGTTATGAAACTGAGATCTGAAATAAAAAGCTATACAGAAGTTAATCTTGTAAACAAATCTATTCTACAAAGAACGAACTGAAATTAATCTGATGAACTAATCGATTTTATGAAGAACGACAGAAATTAATCAAATAAACTAATCGATTTTACTAAGAACTACagaaattaatcaaattaacTGATCGATAactagggatggcaatcaaacccgaacccgttgggtaaacccgaaacccgacacatttgggacgggtttggggtcggttaatcgggtttgggaatagtttttatttttttcgcgggtttgggacgggtttgggatttagtgatatgcccgtttacccgacccaattacccgatataatttcttttatattattaaatatgtatatatatgatacatccattttcTACACATGTAGCtattctattccgtatacattgtagttaattgatatatatttttataatgacaatacaaaatgtaaccggttagtagttaccTGATAAATACCCAATGcgttttgagatgagtatacccaacgagtaatcttcttaaattaacgggtttacccgaaacccgcgggtatacccgatacccgatgggtatttacccgctagaaacccgatgggttttgggacgggtttgggacaagcttatctaaccgggtttgggtttgggattgcctaaacccgtcccaaacccgacccattgccatccctataATGATAACTACAGAAATCAATCGAATAAACTAATTGATTTAATGAAGATCGAACTGAAACTCATCGAATAAACTAGTTGGTATTACGAagaacaattgaaatcaattgaATAAACTAATTGGTATTACAAAAAACAACTGAAATTAATCGAATGGACTAATTGATTATATCAAGAACCACTAATATTATTCGAATAAACTAATCGATTTTCACTAAGAACAACTGAAACAATCTAAAAAACTAATCGATTTTATGAATAACGAGTGAAATTAATCAAATAAAGTAATCAATTTCATGAACAACTAACtcaaaattaaacaaaaaaactAATTGATTGTATGAACAACGGCAACTAATCGAACAAACTaattgattttataaaagaaccaGTTAAATCAATAGAAAAAAAACTAGCCGTTTTTATGAAGAACGTCTGAAACTAATCGAGTTTATGAACAAAGACTGAAACTGATCGGAAAACCCAATCTATTTTATGAACAAATGAAAATTAATCAAAAAATTATGAACATCGATGTGAAAAAAACCCTAGATGCGCAGAACACTTCAACCCGCCTCTGATATTCATAACCCGTTCCAGTTTACAATCAGAACCAAGTTGACCCATAAAATATATCCGTGTTTTAGGGGATGACCCAATTGGACCCGTTAGTTATTAAAAAGAAGCCCAAACCGACCCATTGCAATTTAAAAGAGACCCAAAATGACCCAAATCTATTAATTCGGGTCAGAATTGCCCCCTCTACATTTAAGTTTGGCTGAATATTGGTCTATATGGGTTATTTCTATTCATAACGGGTCAATCGAGTAATAATAAACTAAAAAAGAAGTGGTCAAACATTTTTAACTACTTACTACGTACTGTGATCTTTTAAAGAAAACTGGATCATTATTGAATATAGTTTTGTGATTGTATTTGCTTTATTCATTATTTATGAAATTTTTAAATAATGGATCGAGACGAGAAAGCTTGGTGAGTCAACCCAGACCGTTTGACTCATTTTACAAGGTCACCCCTTCATCGTGTCACCTATGTGTGCTTTGAATTGAAAGTGGgatattaataatattatcaGGGTAATATACTTGTAGAGGGTTGAATGATATGCATAATATATATGATTtccatttaaaatttaaatttgtgGCCATCATTTCAGGCGGCCTGGAGGTGACAGAATTTACGGAGTGTTTGACAACCAGCTTCCTGCCGCTTTGAGGAAGCTTCCATTTGATAGACATCTCTCTCTACAAAACGTTAAGAAAATTGTTTCAGAGGCAGATGGTTATCAGCCTCACTTAATCGCTCCTGAACAAGGTTATCGCCGTCTTATTGAGGGCTCATTGAATTATTTCAGGGGACCCGCTGAAGCTTCGGTCGATGCGGTAAGTAATTTGTTAGCATCAAttttaatatgttataatatttGCATTGAGCTACACTACTTACTCCAGAACATTTTTTAGGTCCATTTTGTTCTAAAAGAACTCGTCAGGAAGTCGATTGGAGAAACTGAGGTCAGACTTCACAAGCttgctattattattattattattattttaatttttggTGAAAGTACTTACATTCTTGTTAGAATTGGAGGAAGGGTCAGATCTGAAgggaaaaatgtttttttttttatatggttaaaagttaaaacgCTAAAACATAAtgtctaaaattttgatttttaataaataattactGTTAACAAAAACTATACTATTTAATGAGATTCAAGGGTGTTTTAGTCATATTTTCATTTTCCATTAACTACTAATTCCACCCGTTTTTTGAAACTAAAATATCTTTCATATACTttagtattttattattaaaaagttaataccataaaatcaagcattatctttaatatgagtataattttgcaatattttttttttttaaattgacaTTTTTTTAATGAAGTTACAAAATAGTGTTTTATGATTGTGTTGTAATTATAACCAGCACATAAACAAACAACACATGGATTTGTAATTTTGTATAATCAGCACATACGtatatagggtaaagttcttgtacaaataatcttaacatactaaacatacaaattgaaggaaaactcaaaaagacaaggtggcatttttgtaattatcaataactatcaaagttactctacaaatatacctaaaaaaacctaaccactccccccacccccaaaaaaaacctaaacccccccaccccccaaaaacctaccccccccccccccacccccccccctccccacccaagctaaaatgctaaaaactaaaccccccaaaaaacctaaaaaatctaaaaaaacacacaaattattttattttatttttttaaacattttttattaaaaaatcgctacttttagtagcagccaaaaaaaaaaaaatttttttttttttttttttgctaacgaaatgtagcgattttttaataaaaaatgttaaaaaaaaaatttgtgtttttttaggtatttttggttgtaactttgatagttggtggtaattacaaaaatgccaccttgtctttttgggttttccttcaatttgtatgtttagtatgttaagattatttgtatttgatcttttgcctacgTATATAATCATAACCAATACATACTAGAACATACGCACACGATTATAACCAGCACATAATTTATACAAGCAACACATGAGTTTGTATAACCAACACATTCGTATATAATGATAACCAACACATATA
The Helianthus annuus cultivar XRQ/B chromosome 6, HanXRQr2.0-SUNRISE, whole genome shotgun sequence genome window above contains:
- the LOC110864620 gene encoding dynamin-related protein 1E; this translates as MATMESLIGLINRIQRACTALGDYGGGDSTFSSLWDALPSVAVVGGQSSGKSSVLESIVGRDFLPRGSGIVTRRPLVLQLHQTDGRQEEYAEFGHLPRRRFTDFSLVRKEIQDETDRITGKTKQISPIPIHLSIYSPKVVNLTLIDLPGLTKVAVEGQSETIVEDIENMVRLYVEKPNSIILAISPANQDIATSDAIKLAKEVDPTGERTFGVLTKLDLMDKGTNALDVLEGRAYRLQHPWVGIVNRSQADINKNTDMLYARRREREYFATSPDYGHLANKMGSEYLAKLLSEHLERVIKSKLPGIVSMINKGIEEMEAELDRLGRPIAVDAGAQLYTILELCRAFDKIFKEHLDGGRPGGDRIYGVFDNQLPAALRKLPFDRHLSLQNVKKIVSEADGYQPHLIAPEQGYRRLIEGSLNYFRGPAEASVDAVHFVLKELVRKSIGETEELRRFPTLQSALAAAAGEALEKFRDESKKTVVRLVEMESSYLTVDFFRKLPQEVENVGGPAPPPGDRRTSSADRKNPPPSDRDRGKPAAERASPVDPLGDRYADNHFRRIGSNVSSYIGMVSDTLRSTIPKAVVFCQVKEAKQNLLNYFYTQIGKKEGKQLAELLDEDPTLMSKRLDIAKRLDLYKVSRDEIEAVSWVR